TTAATTTTCCCTTCATCCCAATCTCGTGACTGTGCTTGGAGTAGTTCAGCAACTTTCAAACTTGACTCGAGTTCAGGTATAGGTCCCATTGAGGCGCCGGAGAGATCAGATAACCAGGAGTCTTGCCACGCTAGTGCACTCTGGCCATCACCAATGGCCCAACCCAGATGTTCTTTAAGCAGATCTCGTCCTATTAATATCCCCCTCCAGCCATGGGAACATGCTGCTGGGGGTTGTACGGTGAGGAAGTCTTGGTCATGAAAGTATTTCCCAGCAAGTACCCGAGCCAGAAGACATGAGGGCGAGGTCAGAATGCGCAAGCTAATTTTGGCCAGGAGGGCATCATTGAAGCTTTGTATGTCACGAAATCCCAAGCCTCCATCGCTTTTAGATTTCACCATTGTGTTCCATGCTACTAGAGCCATACCGCGATCTCCTGCCTGTGGATCCCACCAGAAACGTGTCAGAGCAGATTGGATCCTTTTACAAAAGGGATTGTGGCAGTTTAAAGCATTGCATAGTATGGTTTGGTATAGCTTCTAGTACAGACTTTAGGAGAGTCATCTTGCCCACAGAAGATAAATATCTTGTAGCGTATCTAACCGCCCTTTGTCGGATTCTGTCCACAATGGCAGTAAACAGGTCTCGTTTTTTCCGGCCAAAATGTTCAGGCACACCAAGATACTTCCCTGCCCCTTCCTCTTTCTCAATTCCCAGCtctgttttaatattttctttgagCATTAGGGGAGCTTGGTGAGAGAAGGTTATACCTGACTTTTGTGGATTGATTCGTTGTCCTGAGGCTGTCTCATATAGTGAGAGGATCTTTAGGAGGGCTGAGACGTTTTTTGGGTTGGTTCTACAGAAGAATAGAGTATCGTCTGCGAATAAAAGATGATTTATGCTGGGGCAGTGTGTAGCTACCCGAATGCCTTGCAGACATTTCTCTTCTTGCGCCTTTCGACAGAGTCCTGACAAAACTTCACTGCACATGATGAAGATGTAAGGTGAGAGGGGATCTCCCTGTCTAATGCCTCTTTTCGGTTTGACTAGTCCCTGAGCCGACCCGTTGATGAGAAAGGAATAGGAAACGGTTCTTATGCATTGCATTATCAGATTGGTCCAAGTAGGGTTGAAGCCGAGTTGTAAGAGGACAGCTTCAATAAAATCCCATTTGAGACGGTCatatgccttactcatatcTGTTTTGACGGCCATTGAGCAGTGTTTGGTTGCTTGGGAAGTTTTGAGAAAGTGCAGGACCTCATGGGAGATGAGGATGTTGTCAGTGATAGCTCTCTTTTGGACAAAGGCAGATTGATTTTCCGAGATCAGGTCTGGAAGGACTTGTTTAAGCCTATTGGCAAGCAgtttagagattatcttgtagTAGACATTGCAAAGTGCAATTGGTCTATAATCTGCAACTGTTTTTGCCTCAGTGCTTTTCGGAATCAATCTGACATGAGTGTGGTTTAAAGTTCTCGGCATTACACCGGAAGTGAAGAAGACCTGGATCTCAGATACAATATCTTCTCCGATAGTTGGCCAATTAGCTTGGAAGAAACTTGCAGAAAACCCATACGGACCTGGTGCTTTGTCCGGATGAATTGCAAGTAACGTCGGGTACACTTCTGCTGCTGATGGGGTTTGTAGAAGAGCTTATTCTCCAAAGTGGATATTTTCGGTGATATTGCTTGGGTGACAATCTGTTTTCTCTCGCCAGGGACAGTTGTGAATAGGCCTTTGAAGTAGTCAACAATTGTTCCTGTAATCTCCTTCTCAGTGAATACCGGTTCCCCATCCGCATTTTCAATTACTGAGAAGTTGTTAACTGCGTTTCTGCCTTTGGTAACAGCATGGAAGTAGCCAGAATTTCGGTCACCAAGGCTAAGCCATAAGTTCCTGCTCCTCTGCTTCCAGAAAGCCTCCTCTTCCAGGTATGCTGATTTTAACTCGGAGTTGATATGGTTAAGGAGGTCTGAATCATTGTTTGGGCTCGTCATGGCTCTCTCAAGCTCGTCTTTCCATTTGTTGATGAGCAGCTTGCTGTTTCTTTGTTGTTCCTTATTCCATAGTACTATAGCTCTTCGCGTCTGGCCAATTTTATATTGAACGTCTCTGTTGCCAGCTTGCTTCCATGTATCTCCGACTAGTGCTTTGATCTCAGGGTTCTCTTTTAGTCGTCTATCAAATCTGAAGAGACCTTTACCTTTCTTCTTTGTTACATCAAAGCAGGCTAGAATGGGTCTGTGGTCTGATCCCTCGTATTTTAAGTACTCAACGCTCCCTGAGTGAAAAAGATCAAACCACTGGCTATTGGCAATAGCCCTATCCAAGCGGCATCTTACAACGTCATCTCCTCGTACACCTCTCCATGAAAGAAAATCACCAGTGTGTGGGAGATCATAGAGGTCACATTCTGATAGGAAAGCTCGAAAGTCTCCAAAAGATCCTTCAGAGCGATCTCGGCCACCAGTTTTTTCTTGACTGTTGGCGATATCATTGAAGTCACCAATTAGGAACCATGCTTCATCTCTGACAAGTGCTGCTTCAGTGAGTTTTTGCCATACCGTGCGTCGTTGGATAGGCTCAGGGTCACCATACACGAACGAAGCTCGAAATCTTTTATTCTCATAGCAAATTTCAGCATTAATAAAGTTTTTACAAGATTCAGAAATGGTAAGGTTAATGCCCTGGTTCCAGAAGAGAGCTAAGCCTCCACTACCATGGCCTTGAGGGCTGATCAAGAGAGAGTTCTTGTAACCCAACGAATCACATTTCTGGAGCACAAAGTCGTTGGCATTCTTTGTCTCCGAGAGGAACAAGATATCAGGAGAGAACCTCTTGTGCATCTCCTTTAGTTTCTGGACTGTCGTGGTATTCCCCAAGCCTCGACAGTTCCAGCTGATAATTTTTAAGGAACTAGATCGGGTGGATTCTGAAAATCCACCCTCCTTCTCACCACCGCAGGTATGATCTGAGCTTGGGGTTGAGAGTTTGTCGCAGAACTGTTCCCCTGTAAGGAATTAGACTGTTGAGGAGTTGTCTTTCTTTTTGAGCCTCCTCCTCTAGTAGAAGAAGATGGAGCAGACCGTCTTTTGGGAGAAACCCGTACTGGAGCAACCCTTCTCTTAGTTGTTCCTGTTCCAGCTCCTGTCTTGACTCCCAAGGCCtttggtttattttttgtaaGTGGGGGTCTTCCCAGTCTCTTTTTCACTGGAACACGTTCGTGCTCAAGGTTCATAGAGATGTTGGCCGCATCTGCTGGTGGCCCTAATCTTGCTAGAGCTGGTAGTCTAGATGAATTATCCTCATTAATGTTGAGAAGGGTTTCACTCCTAGTCTCAGCGTTGGTAGGTAAGGGAGTAGCATTTAATATAGATGCATTAATGGCGGAGTTTGCTGCAACCATATTTCTAGCAATTTCCTCAgcttctcctttttcttctgcTAACCGCATTCTTTCTTTCCTTGCAGCACTTTCAGTGGGATCTGCACAGCTGGTGTATTGGAGCATCACTTCTCTTATCTCTTCTCGGGCCTCCATGATAGCATTGGAGTAACCAGCATCTACTGGGGGTGCAGGGCCTGAGCATGGCAGTGTTTTCAATAGTGAGGTAGCCATTCTTTCACCATTCGTTTCCTCAGCTTGAACATTGGACCCTCCTGTTTTGTCTCTGTGTTGTTAATATTCCGATTGGGGAAGTCTTTGACCCGTATGAACCCATCTAGAACCACCATGTTCATATTCAGATCTCTGTCTTGTAGTGTTTGTTTGAGTACGAGAGGAATCTTGACTGGCTCGGGGAAAAGTTCGGTGAGTTCTTCTCCCACCATCATAAGTCCTATTATCAGATCTGTATTCAGAAGATGGAGGTGGCTGGTGATTGAACCCAGTCCTCCTAGCATCTCGCATAAAGCCATTAGGTTGGCGGGAGTCAGGGTCTTTATCACCTTGTTTGGCTGAGTAGCTTCTGCTGGAGCTTTAAGAAAGAGTTCGCAAGAAGGTTCACTGCTAGCAAAGGAGGAGCCTAGCAAGAGATTGAGTTAGAGGTTAAGAAATGCGACGATCCATAGAGAAGAGGGGCTTACCGGGGCTGCAGCGGTGGAGGAACGGCGGCCCTCCGACCTCGGTCGGGGGAGAACCCGGTGGATTTTTACCCAAGGAAGGTAATTATCCAACAGTTATTTCTAAAAGAGGAAAAGAATTTGAAATAACAGGGGATTTT
This genomic stretch from Brassica napus cultivar Da-Ae chromosome C9, Da-Ae, whole genome shotgun sequence harbors:
- the LOC106435689 gene encoding uncharacterized protein LOC106435689; this encodes MPRTLNHTHVRLIPKSTEAKTVADYRPIALCNVYYKIISKLLANRLKQVLPDLISENQSAFVQKRAITDNILISHEVLHFLKTSQATKHCSMAVKTDMSKAYDRLKWDFIEAVLLQLGFNPTWTNLIMQCIRTVSYSFLINGSAQGLVKPKRGIRQGDPLSPYIFIMCSEVLSGLCRKAQEEKCLQGIRVATHCPSINHLLFADDTLFFCRTNPKNVSALLKILSLYETASGQRINPQKSGITFSHQAPLMLKENIKTELGIEKEEGAGKYLGVPEHFGRKKRDLFTAIVDRIRQRAVRYATRYLSSVGKMTLLKSAGDRGMALVAWNTMVKSKSDGGLGFRDIQSFNDALLAKISLRILTSPSCLLARVLAGKYFHDQDFLTVQPPAACSHGWRGILIGRDLLKEHLGWAIGDGQSALAWQDSWLSDLSGASMGPIPELESSLKVAELLQAQSRDWDEGKINHHFPLIYESIKSIKPSKWGGADKRIWRKQASGIYTAKTGYYVALEKNKPDIPVAQEYSHDCIKDLWSVKMAPKLKLLLWKILHEALPVGELLVVRQILPSAKCIRCECPESILHLFYNCPYAQKVWKLTPYAGDLDALQVPSFEMGWRRALNAAVLPPIGLSDCHLAPWIIASICTPRCKKPQTPRPPRTEVICRSDAAWKKELKAAGLAWTFSDVRNERFSSHSVTCALVISSLVAEGLAMRSAMEQAIDLQLRKVTFESDSLQLVSAIEGSSYFSEIHGILSDIHLLSSYFDEISFRFCHRENLVIEDGLAKQALRGFVPNPV
- the LOC106435690 gene encoding uncharacterized protein LOC106435690; translation: MATSLLKTLPCSGPAPPVDAGYSNAIMEAREEIREVMLQYTSCADPTESAARKERMRLAEEKGEAEEIARNMVAANSAINASILNATPLPTNAETRSETLLNINEDNSSRLPALARLGPPADAANISMNLEHERVPVKKRLGRPPLTKNKPKALGVKTGAGTGTTKRRVAPVRVSPKRRSAPSSSTRGGGSKRKTTPQQSNSLQGNSSATNSQPQAQIIPAVVRRRVDFQNPPDLVP